Below is a window of Verrucomicrobiota bacterium DNA.
CGAGCAAGGTGGATAACGGCGTCGAGGAAATGCTGACGGCGCGGTTTCCGAAGCTGCAAATCGTGAAGGGCGCGGAGGCGCTCAAGGCCGCGTTTGCCGAGTGTGATTTCCTGCTGCACGGCTCTGGGCCGTCGCTCGTGGCGCAGAATGATGTGGCGCGTTGGGCGAAGGAAACCGGCAAGCCCTACGGCGTCTATGGCATCACGCTACCGCTGCAAGGTTCCTCGGCCACAACACCCGCGTCGGAGCAAGCCATCGCGGCCACGGTCGCGGTGTTGAGCGGCGCGAAGTTCGTCTACTTCCGCGACTCGAAGTCACTGGAGTTGGCGAAGCAGCGCGGTTGCACGAGTCCCTTGATGGAGTATGGGCCGGACGGCGCGTTCGCCACAGACTTGCGCGACGAAGCGAAGGCGACGGCCTTTCTCAAGGCCAACGGGTTGGAAGACGGACAGTTCCTCTGCTGCATCCCCCGCCTGCGCTTCACGCCTTACTGGACGATTCCCGACAAGAAGGCGGCTTTGGACCCGGTGAAGCACGCGCGCAACGAGGCGTTGAAGGAGCACGACCACGCGCCGCATCGGCAGGCCATCATCGAGGTGTTGCGGCAGACGAAGCTCAAGGTGCTCATCTGTCCCGAGGACCAGACGCAGATGGCCGTGGGCAAGGAACTGCTCTACGACCCGCTGCCTGCCGACGTGAAGCCGCGCGCGGTCTGGCGGCCAAACTACTGGCTCACCGGCGAGGCCATCTCAGTCTACACGCGCAGCGCGGGGCTGTTCGGCAACGAAATGCACTCGCCCATCATGTGCGTGGGCAACGGCGTCCCGGCCATCGTGTGCCGCTGGGCCGAGCAGACGACGAAGGGTTTCATGTGGCGCGACATCGGCCTCGGCGACTGGCTGTTCGACTTCGACAAGGAAGACGAGGTGAAGAAGCTCGTCCCGGCCGTCCTCGCGATGGCCAAGGACCCGGCGGCGGCGAAAGCTAAGGCTGCGAAGGCGCGCGAGTTCGTGTTGAACAAGTTCGCCGCCAGCATGGGCGTGGTGAAGCGGCACTTGGCAGGCTGACTTTATGGGCAAGCCCTCTTCAGTCTTTGTGCCCCGCCGCATCGAATCGCGGGCGGATTGGTGTGAT
It encodes the following:
- a CDS encoding polysaccharide pyruvyl transferase family protein produces the protein MNRRHFLAICGTATLAASAQAAGKRAPRILLRSSWQTVNIGDIAHTPGVLALIERHLPGVEVRLWPSKVDNGVEEMLTARFPKLQIVKGAEALKAAFAECDFLLHGSGPSLVAQNDVARWAKETGKPYGVYGITLPLQGSSATTPASEQAIAATVAVLSGAKFVYFRDSKSLELAKQRGCTSPLMEYGPDGAFATDLRDEAKATAFLKANGLEDGQFLCCIPRLRFTPYWTIPDKKAALDPVKHARNEALKEHDHAPHRQAIIEVLRQTKLKVLICPEDQTQMAVGKELLYDPLPADVKPRAVWRPNYWLTGEAISVYTRSAGLFGNEMHSPIMCVGNGVPAIVCRWAEQTTKGFMWRDIGLGDWLFDFDKEDEVKKLVPAVLAMAKDPAAAKAKAAKAREFVLNKFAASMGVVKRHLAG